In Colletotrichum higginsianum IMI 349063 chromosome 1, whole genome shotgun sequence, one genomic interval encodes:
- a CDS encoding PA domain-containing protein: MPSDRDHHYESVPPIPSYDEALATSGPADPTEWQMPRSPVDDRSRSETESQSLLNRNGEATSSRRPNRYRPPTVETDDEDSAWGSDDDGDETAYVRREMQELEIGEPGDGSRPLLWGKRIPFSLSLPRWRSWRWRLPSLRPTIRLPSGPNETPNDTNDANATTTTTTTTTTTRPRITLPQWDKDKARTAIIIFARVFAIVFVMGILYALFMSDLFTSMARRMNGGLRFNPEDVRAYVQGNVEDRRMKASVAHYTKYAHMAGTEGDYALAMDVESMFTRAGLDYVNVDEYYVYLNYPKAGGRAVEILGDDGKPKWTAKLEEEEIGGESAGHQTFVFHGHSKSGDVKGPLIYANYGARSDFKKLADSGIDTKGAIALVRYYGPDSVLALKVKAAEEAGFAGCIVYSDPADDGFRLGDVAPNGRFMPADGVQRGTVALSNWVIGDPLTPGWESKKNLPRMKPEESKGLVKIPSLPLAWRDAQILLQHLKGHGEQVPKEWAGGVPDVAEWWTGNLSSPVVRLKNDNDVVQEKGIWNVYGKIEGIEQDQKSIIIGNHRDAWSFGATEPHSGTAIMIEMARIFGSLVAKGWRPLRSIEFMSWDGEEYNMIGSTEFVERNEEQLRQNAFAYINLDSAVAGTEFRAAGSPVFKQSVYRVIDRVFDANLNTTLRGLWDQREADLEDLGMGGDYVPFQNIVGTSSLDLGFRGARFPAQSSYDNYEWVNRIGDPDFSYHSMMGQVVGLLLLELADKPILPFDMVGYGDRIERYVNDLSNFCEHRGASAQQDKFSLEPLKKLVGAVKTNLKGFSMWEMTWESTVMGGGGWESGDMGDKRLQFNNRMAEFETALLDLEQGGGVSLPSHSAFPRGKENMPFDRRYADAIQMPNRPQFKHVIFGPQAWSGGKPVTFAGIRDAVEAGDWDLASRLVEKTARIILNATATLQEWEKGAESS, encoded by the coding sequence ATGCCTTCGGATCGCGACCATCACTACGAGTCCGTACCGCCAATTCCGAGCTATGATGAGGCCCTTGCCACCAGCGGCCCGGCCGACCCTACCGAATGGCAAATGCCGCGCTCCCCGGTAGACGACCGCTCCCGGTCCGAGACCGAGTCGCAATCTCTGCTCAACAGGAATGGCGAGGCCACGtcctcccgccgcccgaACCGCTACCGCCCGCCGACCGtcgagaccgacgacgaagacagCGCATGGGGcagcgacgatgatggcgacgagaCTGCCTACGTCCGGAGAGAGATGCAGGAGCTGGAAATAGGAGAACCTGGCGACGGGTCACGCCCTTTACTGTGGGGGAAACGGATACCCTTCTCCCTTTCCTTGCCACGATGGCGctcttggcgatggcgcctGCCAAGCCTGCGCCCGACCATCCGGCTGCCCTCCGGCCCCAACGAAACCCCCAACGATACCAACGATGCGAatgcgacgacgacgacgacaacaacgacgacgacgacgaggccgcggatCACACTGCCGCAGtgggacaaggacaaggcgCGGACGGCCATTATCATCTTCGCCCGCGTCTTCGCCATTGTCTTTGTCATGGGCATCCTCTACGCCCTTTTCATGAGCGATCTTTTCACCAGCATGGCCAGGCGCATGAACGGCGGCCTGCGTTTCAACCCCGAAGACGTACGCGCCTACGTCCAGGGCAACGTCGAGGACCGCAGGATGAAGGCCTCCGTCGCCCATTACACAAAGTACGCTCACATGGCAGGAACCGAGGGCGACTACGCGCTGGCTATGGACGTCGAATCCATGTTCACTAGAGCCGGACTGGACTacgtcaacgtcgacgagTACTACGTATACCTGAACTACCCCAAGGCCGGAGGACGCGCCGTCgagatcctcggcgacgacggaaaGCCCAAGTGGACGGCCAAgctcgaagaggaggagatcgGAGGCGAGTCCGCGGGGCATCAGACCTTTGTGTTCCACGGCCACTCTAAGTCGGGAGACGTGAAGGGGCCCCTCATCTACGCCAACTACGGCGCGAGGTCCGACTTCAAAAAGCTGGCTGACAGCGGCATCGACACCAAgggcgccatcgccctcgtccgtTACTACGGGCCGGACTCGGTCCTTGCGctcaaggtcaaggccgcGGAGGAGGCCGGCTTCGCCGGATGCATCGTCTACAGCGacccggccgacgacggcttccggctcggcgacgtcgcgcCCAACGGCCGCTTCATGCctgccgacggcgtccagAGAGGCACCGTCGCGCTGTCCAACTGGGTCATCGGCGACCCCCTGACCCCTGGCTGGGAGAGCAAGAAGAACCTGCCGCGCATGAAGCCCGAGGAGAGCAAGGGCCTGGTCAAGATCCCGAGCTTGCCCCTGGCCTGGCGCGACGCCCAGATTCTGCTGCAGCATCTCAAGGGCCACGGCGAGCAGGTGCCCAAAGAGTGGGCGGGAGGCGTTCCAGACGTGGCCGAATGGTGGACCGGCAACCTGTCGTCGCCTGTCGTGCGCCTCAagaacgacaacgacgtGGTCCAGGAAAAGGGCATCTGGAACGTCTACGGCAAGATCGAGGGCATTGAGCAGGACCAAAagtccatcatcatcggcaacCACCGCGACGCCTGGTCCTTTGGCGCCACCGAACCCCATTCCGGCACGGCCATCATGATCGAGATGGCGCGCATCTTCGGCTCGCTTGTGGCCAAGGGCTGGCGCCCGCTCCGCAGCATCGAGTTCATGTCgtgggacggcgaggagtACAACATGATCGGCTCGACCGAGTTCGTGGAGCGCAACGAGGAGCAGCTCCGGCAGAACGCCTTTGCCTACATCAACCtcgactcggccgtcgccggcaccgagTTCCGCGCCGCCGGGTCGCCCGTCTTCAAGCAGTCCGTCTACCGCGTCATCGACCGCGTCTTTGACGCCAACCTCAACACCACGCTGCGCGGCCTCTGGGACCAGCGCGAGGCCGACCTGGAGGACCtcggcatgggcggcgactACGTGCCGTTCCAGAACATTGTCGGCACCAGCTCGCTCGACCTCGGCTTCCGGGGCGCGCGCTTCCCCGCCCAGTCCAGCTACGACAACTACGAATGGGTCAACCGCATAGGCGACCCGGACTTCTCGTACCACTCCATGATGGGCCAGGTCGTCGGCCTcctgcttctcgagcttgccgACAAGCCCATCCTGCCGTTCGACATGGTGGGCTACGGCGACCGCATCGAGCGCTATGTCAATGACCTGTCCAACTTTTGTGAGCATCGCGGCGCCAGCGCGCAGCAGGACAAGTTCTCGCTCGAGCCGCTCAAGAAActtgtcggcgccgtcaagacGAACCTCAAGGGCTTCTCCATGTGGGAGATGACGTGGGAGAGCACCgtcatgggcggcggcggctgggagTCGGGCGACATGGGCGACAAGCGCCTCCAGTTTAACAACCGCATGGCCGAGTTTGAGACGGCGttgctcgacctcgaacaAGGCGGTGGTGTAAGTCTGCCCTCTCATTCTGCCTTCCCCCGTGGCAAAGAAAACATGCCATTTGATAGACGATATGCTGACGCTATCCAGATGCCCAACCGCCCTCAGTTCAAGCACGTCATCTTCGGACCCCAGGCCTGGTCTGGCGGCAAGCCCGTCACCTTCGCCGGCAtccgcgacgccgtcgaggccggcgactGGGATCTCGCGAGCCGGCTcgtcgagaagacggcgcgCATCATCCTGAACGCGACCGCGACGTTGCAGGAGTGGGAGAAGGGCGCCGAGAGCAGCTGA
- a CDS encoding Vacuolar protein sorting-associated protein 35, whose amino-acid sequence MSATPVPPEDQARLLEDALVAVRQQTALMRKCLDTPGKLMDALKCCLGPKQYYELYMAVFDALRYLSVHLRENHPVNHLADLYELVQYAGNIVPRLYLMITVGTAYMSIPDAPVKELMKDMMDMSRGVQHPIRGLFLRYYLSGQARDYLPTGDGDGPEGNLSDSINFILTNFVEMNKLWVRLQHQGHSREREQRTRERKELQLLVGSNIVRLSQLVDLETYKSGILAPLLEQVVQCRDVLAQEYLLEVITQVFPDDFHLHTLDQFLGAVSRLNPHVNVKAIVIGLMDRLSDYAERESKDETEGDRAKLEEEALAALLEKTSLKNEGRGASSAPGGHPDANDEPGQAADLSLNGVNPTSENEARAAEDLPPPEEPTPSIADTDATAVNGEGVAPEKGIPENVQLYEIFFSQVKNLVEAQHLPIQDTIALLCSLTNLALNIYPERLDFVNQILDYATIKVRENANNADLHSPPAQHSLLALLQAPLNRYLSIFTALSLPTYVPLFQSQSYPTRRAVAGEVARTLLRDQTRISTPNQLENVLEVLKVLIKEGSQASSNYPGVAQRRAVETDETMEEQGWLARIVHLVDGEDNDTQFRLLQMTRKAYSEGNERIRTTTPPLITACMKLARRFKAREHYEDNWETQSNALFKFMHSALSTLYTRVNGAGAAELALRLFCASGQTADMAGFEEVAYEFFAQAFTVYEEAISDSKAQFQAVCVIATALHQTRNFGKENYDTLITKCAQHGSKLLRKPDQCRAVYLASHLWWATPMAVYGETDETGLYRDGKRVLECLQRALRVADSCMETATSIELFVEILDRYVYYFDQQNAAVTTKYLNGLIELIHSNLAGNQQDSASVENSKRHFYHILESIKGRQYEGVVLYPK is encoded by the exons ATGTCTGCGACTCCCGTACCGCCCGAAGACCAGGCGCGCCTCTTAGAGGATGCTCTGGTCGCGGTACGCCAGCAGACCGCTCTGATGCGGAAATGCCTCGACACTCCGGGCAAGCTCATGGATGCTCTTAAGTGCTG TCTCGGCCCCAAACAATACTACGAGCTCTACATGGCCGTCTTCGACGCCCTGCGATACCTCTCCGTCCACCTCCGAGAGAACCATCCCGTCAATCACCTCGCCGACCTGTACGAGCTCGTCCAATATGCCGGCAATATCGTTCCGCGTCTGTATCTGATGATCACCGTCGGCACTGCTTACATGTCTATCCCCGACGCGCCTGTCAAGGAGCTCATGAAGGACATGATGGATATGAGCAGAGGTGTACAGCATCCCATCCGCGGACTGTTCCTCCGATACTACCTGTCAGGTCAGGCCAGAGACTACCTCCCCActggtgacggcgacggccccGAGGGCAACCTGTCCGATTCGATCAACTTCATCCTCACCAATTTCGTCGAGATGAACAAGCTCTGGGTGCGCCTGCAGCACCAGGGCCACTCCCGCGAGCGCGAACAGCGAAcgagggaaagaaaagagcTGCAGCTCCTGGTCGGCAGCAACATTGTGCGCCTCAGCCAGCtggtcgacctcgagacgTACAAGTCGGGCATCCTTGCGCCCCTGCTTGAGCAGGTCGTGCAATGTCGCGACGTTCTAGCCCAGGAGTATCTCCTGGAGGTCATCACCCAGGTCTTCCCCGACGACTTCCACCTCCACACCCTCGACCAattcctcggcgccgtctcccGCTTGAACCCGCACGTGAACGTCAAAGCTATCGTCATTGGGTTGATGGATCGTCTGTCCGATTACGCAGAGCGCGAGTCCAAGGACGAAACCGAGGGCGACCGAGCCAAGCTGGAGGAAGAGGCACTGGCAGCCTTGTTGGAAAAGACCAGCTTGAAGAACGAAGGTCGTGGCGCGTCCTCTGCGCCAGGGGGACACCCGGACGCCAACGACGAGCCCGGACAAGCCGCCGATCTCAGCCTCAACGGTGTTAACCCGACCAGCGAGAACGAAGCCCGCGCGGCAGAGGACCTCCCGCCCCCGGAGGAGCCGACCCCCTCGATCGCAGACACGGACGCTACTGCTGTCAACGGCGAAGGGGTCGCGCCGGAGAAGGGCATCCCGGAGAACGTTCAGCTCTACGAGATCTTCTTCAGCCAAGTCAAGAACCTGGTCGAGGCGCAGCACCTCCCCATCCAGGACACGATAGCCCTGCTCTGCTCGCTGACGAATCTGGCTCTCAACATCTACCCCGAACGCCTGGACTTCGTCAACCAGATTCTCGACTACGCAACCATCAAGGTCAGGGAGAACGCAAACAACGCCGATCTGCACTCGCCCCCAGCCCAGCACAGCCTTTTAGCCCTGCTCCAGGCACCCCTCAACCGATACCTTTCCATCTTCAccgccctctccctccccacCTACGTCCCCCTCTTCCAGTCCCAGTCGTATCCGACGCGccgtgccgtcgccggcgaggtggcCCGCACCCTTCTCCGGGACCAAACTCGCATCTCGACCCCGAACCAGCTGGAGAACGTTTTGGAGGTGCTCAAGGTGCTCATTAAGGAGGGCTCCCAGGCGTCCTCCAACTATCCCGGTGTCGCGCAGCGCCGGGCcgtcgagacggacgagacgatggaggaacagggctggctggccaggatcgtccacctcgtcgatggcgaagaCAACGACACACAGTTCCGCCTGCTGCAGATGACTCGCAAGGCGTACTCGGAAGGCAACGAGAGGATCCGTACGACGACGCCCCCGCTCATCACCGCCTGCATGAAGCTCGCAAGACGTTTCAAGGCACGCGAGCACTACGAGGATAACTGGGAGACGCAGAGCAACGCGCTGTTCAAGTTCATGCACTCCGCCCTCAGCACCCTGTATACTCGTGTCAACGgggccggcgcggccgagCTGGCCTTGCGCCTGTTCTGCGCATCCGGCCAGACGGCCGACATGGCGGGCTTCGAGGAGGTGGCCTACGAGTTCTTTGCCCAGGCGTTCACCGTCTACGAGGAGGCGATTTCGGATTCAAAGGCACAGTTCCAAGCCGTCTGCGTCATTGCGACGGCACTGCACCAGACGAGGAACTTTGGCAAGGAGAACTACGACACGCTCATCACCAAGTGCGCCCAGCACGGCAGCAAGCTGCTGCGGAAGCCCGACCAGTGCCGCGCCGTCTACCTCGCCAGCCACCTGTGGTGGGCCACGCCGATGGCCGTCTACGGAGAAACGGACGAGACTGGC TTGTACCGGGACGGCAAGCGGGTGCTCGAGTGTCTCCAGCGAGCGCTGCGCGTCGCCGACTCTTGCAtggagacggcgacgtcgatcGAGCTCTTTGTCGAGATCCTGGACCGATACGTCTACTACTTTGACCAACAAAACGCGGCG GTCACGACCAAGTATCTCAACGGCCTCATCGAGCTCATCCACTCCAACCTCGCCGGAAACCAGCAggactcggcctcggtcgagAACAGCAAGCGCCACTTCTACCATATTCTCGAGAGCATCAAGGGGCGGCAGTACGAGGGCGTCGTTCTCTACCCGAAATGA